The segment TTGTAATGTTTTGTTACAACCTAATATGCTGATTACTTTTCTTAAAACAAATGTCTCTACtttctaaatgtacaaaaaaacatttttgtccttTTAGTGACACACAAGTAGGCGGGAGGAGCCACAGTGTGTCTCTAGAGTAGCGTGTATTGAGCACCTCccttgtatatcattttttttggtacattttaatacattgttgCTCTGTACCCCCAACTAGTATTCAATGAAAGACATCAATGTGATCTCTgtgcctctatttttttttttttcagttccagtCAGTCACAGTCTTCTTACATCATTAGAAATCCTCAGCAGAGACGAATAAGCCAATCACAGCCAGTGCGAAGTCGGGATGAAGAACAAGATGATATTGTATCTGCTGATGTGGAAGAGGTAACCTTAGCTtctaataaaaactgtttatagCTGAGGCTTTCACAGTACTGGTTTTCTTGTCTTTTCTGATGACTAAATGGCTTTTCTGATTGCTTAATTTTCAGGTGGAGGTAGTAGAAGGTGTGGCTGGTGAGGAAGATCATCACGATGAGCAAGAAGAACATGGGGAAGAAAATGCAGAAGCTGAGGGACAACATGATGAGCATGATGAAGATGGTAGAGTGCTTTACAAAGAGTATAAAATTCAGCAAATTTTTCACAGTTTTATGAATGGCAAGGATAATAATGTCAGTTGTGTTTCAGGGAGTGACATGGAGTTGGACCTTCTGGCAGCTGCTGAAACAGAAAGCGACAGTGAAAGCAACCACAGTAATCAGGACAATGCTAGTGGACGCAGAAGTGTTGTCACCGCAGCAACTGCTGGTTCAGAAGcaggtttgtattttttacagcagACACTTGAATTTCTATAGTCTCTGGATGATATTAAGCTAAACTTTCTCCTTGTGCCAGGTGCCAGCAGTGTCCCAGCTTTCTTCTCTGAGGATGACTCCCAGTCCAATGACTCCAGCGACTCCGACAGCAGCAGTAGTCAAAGTGATGACCTTGACCAGGAGACCTTTATGATCGAT is part of the Pyxicephalus adspersus unplaced genomic scaffold, UCB_Pads_2.0 Sca3323, whole genome shotgun sequence genome and harbors:
- the LOC140321397 gene encoding E3 ubiquitin-protein ligase UBR5-like, with the translated sequence MRFLRSVARVFVILSVEMASSKKKNNFIPQPIGKCKRVFQALLPYAVEELCNVAESLIVPVRMGIARPTAPFTLASTSIDAMQGSEELFSVEPLPPRPSSDQSSSSSQSQSSYIIRNPQQRRISQSQPVRSRDEEQDDIVSADVEEVEVVEGVAGEEDHHDEQEEHGEENAEAEGQHDEHDEDGSDMELDLLAAAETESDSESNHSNQDNASGRRSVVTAATAGSEAGASSVPAFFSEDDSQSNDSSDSDSSSSQSDDLDQETFMIDEPLERSTNSNHANGAAQAPRSMQWAVRNTQNQRTPNTAPSSTSTPAGK